Proteins encoded together in one Chitinophaga varians window:
- a CDS encoding glycoside hydrolase family 2 protein, with protein MKKFSLAGMLCVSLFLRGYAQEGRSILPFNDGWSFRKGALTADKNQPDTGWTNITVPHTWNNKDMQEGKNFYAGEACYRKTFTVSPQWKGKRLFLRFEGVGSVASLYVNNRLIGEHKGSYSAFCYEITHSVKYGEENTFVVKANNSAREDVLPINHFLFGIFGGIYRPVSLIVTNDINITTTDYASPGIYIRQSDVNAQKAAISVTAKIENKQLHHKDITVETVIKDRQGKQVAVNSKKVNVSPQGTNIIRQDLQVDQPHLWNGQKDPYLYSLTTTVMADGKILDAVTQPLGIRRFEVVPGKGFFLNGQPYVMHGVTRHQEWQDYGNALSNAQHKADLDLIKEIGATTIRFAHYQQAEYLYSQCDSMGFVIWAEIPFVNNSSGKEGDNAKQQLTELIRQNFNHPAIYVWGLHNEVYAKTPDEHVAVLTRQLNDLAKTEDPDRYTTAVSGYGEMDRPANLAADIQGMNRYYGWYEGRIEDIEGWVKGLEQKYPDYKLMLTEYGADGNIHQHTDSLSTDFNPVNGQFFPETYQTATHVKQWAVIEQHPYIAASYLWNTFEFAVPMWNRGGVNARNLKGLITYDRKQKKDAFFWYKANWNPEPMIYIAERRNNIRKQAKVQVEVFSNMEKITLSVNNGKPLTGRQGANKRDVLFDDVVLQPGANTIIATGVQHGKILTDTITWQLQASE; from the coding sequence ATGAAGAAATTTTCACTGGCCGGTATGCTGTGTGTATCCCTGTTTTTACGGGGATACGCACAGGAAGGCCGCAGCATACTGCCTTTCAATGATGGCTGGTCTTTTCGCAAAGGAGCGCTGACCGCCGACAAAAACCAGCCGGACACCGGCTGGACGAATATAACGGTGCCGCATACGTGGAATAACAAGGACATGCAGGAAGGCAAAAACTTCTATGCCGGCGAAGCCTGCTACCGCAAAACATTTACGGTAAGCCCGCAATGGAAAGGCAAGCGGCTGTTCCTGCGTTTTGAAGGCGTTGGGTCTGTTGCCAGCCTGTATGTCAACAACCGGTTGATCGGAGAGCATAAAGGTTCCTATTCCGCTTTCTGTTATGAGATCACCCACTCGGTGAAATACGGCGAAGAGAATACTTTCGTCGTGAAAGCCAACAACAGCGCGCGTGAGGACGTACTGCCCATCAATCATTTCCTGTTCGGCATCTTCGGCGGCATCTACAGGCCGGTAAGTCTCATCGTTACCAACGATATCAATATTACCACAACAGACTATGCGTCGCCAGGCATTTATATCCGTCAAAGCGATGTAAACGCGCAAAAGGCCGCCATCAGCGTAACGGCCAAGATCGAAAACAAACAGTTGCACCACAAAGACATTACCGTGGAGACGGTGATCAAAGACCGCCAGGGCAAGCAGGTGGCCGTCAACAGTAAAAAGGTGAATGTCAGCCCGCAGGGGACCAATATCATCCGCCAGGACCTGCAGGTGGACCAGCCGCATTTGTGGAACGGACAGAAAGATCCTTACCTGTACTCGCTTACCACCACGGTGATGGCTGATGGAAAAATACTGGATGCCGTTACCCAGCCACTGGGCATTCGTCGTTTTGAGGTAGTCCCTGGCAAGGGATTTTTCCTGAACGGCCAGCCATATGTGATGCATGGCGTTACCCGTCACCAGGAATGGCAGGATTACGGTAACGCCCTTTCCAATGCACAACATAAAGCAGACCTCGACCTGATCAAAGAAATAGGCGCTACCACCATCCGTTTCGCGCATTACCAGCAGGCAGAATACCTGTATTCCCAGTGCGACAGCATGGGCTTTGTCATATGGGCGGAAATACCTTTTGTCAATAATTCCTCCGGTAAAGAAGGGGATAATGCCAAACAGCAGCTGACGGAGTTGATCCGCCAGAACTTCAACCATCCGGCTATTTATGTATGGGGACTGCATAACGAAGTATACGCCAAAACACCTGATGAACATGTGGCCGTACTCACGCGTCAGTTGAACGATCTGGCCAAAACAGAAGACCCGGACCGGTATACGACCGCTGTCAGCGGTTATGGTGAAATGGACCGTCCGGCCAACCTGGCCGCGGATATACAGGGCATGAACCGCTACTACGGCTGGTACGAAGGCAGGATAGAAGATATTGAAGGCTGGGTGAAAGGTCTGGAGCAAAAGTATCCCGATTATAAACTGATGCTGACAGAATATGGTGCAGACGGAAACATTCATCAACATACTGATAGCCTGTCCACCGACTTTAACCCGGTAAACGGGCAGTTTTTCCCTGAAACCTATCAGACGGCCACACACGTCAAACAATGGGCCGTTATTGAGCAGCATCCCTACATTGCCGCTTCCTATTTGTGGAACACGTTTGAGTTTGCCGTTCCCATGTGGAACAGGGGAGGCGTGAATGCCCGTAACCTGAAAGGTTTGATCACCTATGACCGTAAGCAGAAAAAGGATGCTTTCTTTTGGTACAAGGCCAACTGGAACCCTGAGCCGATGATTTATATTGCAGAACGCCGCAACAATATCCGCAAGCAGGCAAAGGTACAGGTGGAGGTGTTCAGCAATATGGAAAAAATCACGCTTTCCGTGAATAACGGAAAACCGTTGACCGGCAGGCAGGGTGCTAATAAGAGAGATGTTCTCTTTGATGACGTTGTCCTGCAACCCGGCGCCAATACTATCATTGCCACGGGTGTGCAGCACGGGAAGATATTGACAGACACGATCACCTGGCAACTACAGGCATCGGAATAA
- a CDS encoding lantibiotic dehydratase has product MIKAENFYVVRTPLLPVDTTSNLAHPHLAQHIRQLLQIPFFREAIYIASPELFQELEKWEQGHEDDKLLYALYRYFLRMSSRCTPYGLFAGCATGAVSEQSGIRLHHYRQHIKQSRLDMNYVAELVKAFTAIPEVREQLLFYPNNSLYKSGSRYRYAAYQLTNKFRHYFLTAVNASDYLDAVLHRAAQGATLKDIRNSLVDEAAGITEADADDFTEELLQSQLLVSELEPTVTGEQFFKRFLERAATLQHTGDWPAVLHQIQSLLQDQQSSIDAYRHVHSLVKSLVPDTSVKDLIQTDLFVATVQNTLSQRVIDDITAQVEQLRKLIRHRPHTDLENFCQAFSRRYEEQEIPLSLALDPEAGIGYGHHLGHHTDHTPLADDIAVAAASTPATRPVNKLQQFQQQQLYQCLRNNSTEILLTDADLDAIQEKEPSPMPYSMYLMGSLLGASAAAIDAGDYLFEMNGCAGPSAANLLGRFCHGDEHLATQLKACLDREAAQEPDKIFAEVVHLPEARTGNILMRPQLRDYEIVYLANSQVAEDHQLPLSDLMISVQQGRVVLRSRKLNKIIVPRMSTAHNYRNGLPVYKFLCELPLQDFSGNIGWDWQLPGGETFLPRVRYRNILLSKCTWTLDKKDFPDLDSSKSSLAIFHPFKTRWQLPSHVVIVEGDNELLIDTAQEAALQLLLRQLRKSGTLTIQEFLGTSENCWIEGPDGRHTNQFIIPVHDAAAIPKDTTATDTRPVAASSPQRQFMPGSEWLYLKVYCGTRTAEDFLKEALHPLAQQLTDASLIDKWFFIRYTDPDHHLRIRFHHGTRPDFWKTVLERFYAAVQDFSGKALVYRIQTDTYEREMERYGETTMALSESIFCYDSEAVVQMTGLLDEEQGEDYRWQLALRGTDMLIQDFGYSPDEKTAFMERIQQAFFREFGGEKALLHQLNDKYRKEMRKIQSILNPHDDERNGVEEAVALFRQRSEKIRQLLHQHGPLPEKAALLPSYIHMFLNRLFLANQRKQELVLYHFLSKYYASQSAIRKQQTTTGSIHHIKSIQYEKEK; this is encoded by the coding sequence ATGATCAAGGCTGAAAATTTTTACGTTGTCAGAACACCGCTGTTACCGGTAGACACCACCAGCAATCTGGCCCACCCACATCTGGCCCAACATATCCGGCAACTACTGCAAATACCTTTTTTCCGCGAAGCTATCTACATCGCCTCACCGGAGCTGTTCCAGGAACTGGAGAAATGGGAACAGGGACACGAGGATGATAAATTATTATATGCGCTCTATCGTTACTTCCTGCGCATGAGCAGCCGCTGCACACCCTATGGGCTGTTTGCCGGCTGCGCTACAGGTGCAGTAAGCGAACAATCTGGCATACGGCTTCATCATTACCGGCAACATATTAAACAAAGCCGGCTCGACATGAACTATGTGGCAGAACTGGTCAAAGCCTTTACCGCCATCCCCGAAGTCAGGGAACAGCTTCTCTTCTATCCCAACAACTCTTTATATAAATCAGGTAGCCGTTACCGTTATGCGGCCTACCAGCTCACCAATAAATTCCGTCACTATTTCCTGACTGCTGTTAATGCCAGCGACTACCTCGACGCAGTACTGCACAGGGCCGCCCAGGGCGCTACGCTGAAGGATATACGCAACAGCCTCGTTGATGAAGCAGCCGGTATCACCGAAGCGGACGCCGACGATTTTACGGAAGAGCTGCTGCAAAGCCAGCTGCTGGTCAGTGAACTGGAACCAACCGTCACCGGCGAACAGTTTTTCAAACGTTTCCTCGAACGGGCAGCCACCTTGCAACATACCGGCGACTGGCCTGCCGTGCTCCATCAGATACAATCACTGTTGCAAGACCAGCAAAGCAGCATCGATGCATACCGCCACGTACATTCGCTGGTAAAATCGCTGGTGCCCGATACCAGCGTCAAAGACCTCATTCAGACCGACCTCTTTGTCGCAACAGTGCAAAACACGCTCAGTCAACGCGTCATCGACGATATCACGGCCCAGGTGGAACAACTGCGCAAACTGATACGCCACCGGCCCCATACCGACCTGGAAAATTTCTGCCAGGCTTTCAGCCGGCGGTATGAGGAACAGGAAATACCGCTCAGCCTCGCCCTCGACCCCGAAGCGGGCATCGGCTACGGCCACCACCTCGGGCATCATACAGACCATACGCCGCTGGCCGATGACATCGCTGTGGCAGCAGCCAGTACACCGGCCACAAGGCCCGTAAACAAGCTGCAACAGTTTCAGCAACAACAACTCTATCAGTGCCTGCGAAACAACAGCACCGAAATACTGCTCACCGATGCAGACCTTGACGCTATACAGGAAAAAGAGCCATCCCCGATGCCTTACAGCATGTACCTGATGGGCAGCCTGCTGGGCGCCAGCGCCGCAGCTATAGATGCCGGCGATTACCTCTTTGAGATGAACGGATGCGCCGGCCCTTCCGCCGCCAATCTGCTGGGACGTTTCTGTCATGGTGATGAACACCTCGCCACACAGCTAAAAGCCTGCCTCGACCGCGAAGCGGCACAGGAACCGGATAAAATTTTTGCGGAAGTGGTACATCTGCCGGAAGCCCGCACCGGCAATATTTTAATGCGCCCTCAGCTGCGCGATTATGAAATCGTATATCTCGCCAACTCACAGGTGGCCGAAGACCATCAGCTGCCGTTGTCAGACCTGATGATCAGCGTGCAACAAGGCCGCGTGGTGCTGCGCTCCCGCAAACTGAACAAGATCATCGTGCCCCGCATGAGCACCGCCCATAACTACCGCAACGGCCTGCCGGTGTATAAATTCCTCTGTGAACTGCCACTACAGGACTTTTCCGGCAATATCGGCTGGGACTGGCAACTGCCGGGGGGTGAGACTTTCCTTCCACGCGTGCGCTATCGTAACATCCTCCTCAGCAAATGCACCTGGACGCTGGATAAAAAAGACTTTCCCGATCTCGACAGCAGCAAGTCGTCCCTCGCTATTTTCCATCCTTTCAAAACACGGTGGCAACTACCCTCCCATGTGGTGATCGTGGAAGGTGACAATGAACTGCTGATAGACACTGCCCAGGAAGCCGCACTGCAGCTGCTTTTACGACAGCTGCGCAAAAGCGGCACCCTTACCATCCAGGAATTTCTCGGCACATCCGAAAACTGCTGGATAGAAGGTCCCGATGGCCGGCATACCAACCAGTTTATCATCCCTGTGCATGACGCTGCCGCTATTCCAAAAGATACAACGGCAACGGACACACGTCCGGTGGCTGCATCCTCCCCGCAGCGGCAGTTTATGCCGGGCAGCGAATGGCTGTACCTGAAAGTATACTGCGGCACCCGCACCGCGGAAGATTTCCTGAAAGAAGCGCTGCATCCGCTGGCGCAACAACTCACGGACGCATCGCTCATCGATAAATGGTTCTTTATCCGTTACACTGATCCGGACCATCACCTGCGTATCCGGTTTCACCACGGCACACGGCCTGACTTCTGGAAGACAGTACTGGAGCGGTTCTACGCCGCCGTACAGGATTTTTCCGGCAAAGCACTGGTATACCGCATACAAACGGACACGTATGAACGGGAAATGGAACGCTACGGCGAAACCACCATGGCGCTCAGTGAAAGCATCTTCTGTTATGACAGTGAAGCAGTCGTGCAAATGACCGGGCTGCTGGACGAAGAACAGGGAGAAGACTACCGCTGGCAGCTGGCCCTCCGGGGCACAGACATGCTGATACAGGATTTCGGGTATTCACCGGATGAAAAAACCGCTTTCATGGAAAGAATACAACAAGCTTTCTTCCGGGAGTTTGGCGGGGAAAAAGCACTGTTACATCAACTCAACGATAAGTACCGCAAGGAGATGCGGAAAATACAAAGTATACTGAACCCACATGATGATGAGCGCAACGGCGTAGAGGAGGCCGTGGCCCTTTTCCGGCAGCGCTCAGAAAAAATACGGCAACTACTGCATCAGCATGGACCACTCCCCGAAAAAGCAGCGCTGCTGCCCAGCTACATACATATGTTCCTCAACCGCCTGTTCCTCGCCAATCAACGTAAACAGGAACTGGTGCTCTATCACTTCCTGAGCAAGTATTACGCTTCCCAGTCCGCCATCCGGAAGCAACAAACTACCACCGGCTCTATTCATCACATAAAATCGATACAGTATGAAAAAGAAAAATGA
- a CDS encoding VOC family protein, whose amino-acid sequence MSQINVYLNFDGKCAEAMKFYQSCLGGELTLQTVKDSPMANDWPAFKQDHVLHASITKGPLLLLASDMGENPAGNNISISLTCDTGEQLEEAFEKLSAGGERTRPVHDFFAGKIAALKDKYGFYWILYSHNGQQ is encoded by the coding sequence ATGTCACAGATCAACGTGTACCTAAATTTTGATGGCAAATGCGCGGAAGCCATGAAGTTTTACCAGTCCTGTCTGGGTGGCGAACTGACGTTGCAGACCGTAAAAGACTCTCCTATGGCCAACGACTGGCCTGCCTTTAAGCAGGACCACGTACTGCATGCGAGCATTACCAAAGGACCGCTGCTGTTACTGGCTTCCGATATGGGTGAAAATCCGGCGGGCAACAATATCAGTATCAGTCTTACCTGCGACACGGGCGAGCAACTGGAAGAAGCTTTTGAAAAGTTGTCTGCCGGCGGAGAACGGACCCGGCCGGTGCATGACTTTTTCGCGGGTAAAATTGCGGCATTGAAAGACAAATACGGCTTCTACTGGATCCTCTATTCCCATAACGGCCAGCAGTAA
- a CDS encoding lanthionine synthetase C family protein yields MDYMDYKDDMTAVLENISRELDDFTANDNNAGLLGGYTGCALFYAYYYQHTSRDEHLEKALFVVQKSIEALSELPLNGSFCGGVAGVAWCIQHLAQMGYIEDDEVEDAFGEIDLMVAAFMEESLSAGKNDFLHEGVGTALYFLERPAAVATPVLERLVDYLEQSAHRFPTGITWKDVFSSQSEQYQHRDLYNLGLAHGVPAIIAILGRLYEKGIAREKVRRLMEGSISWLMSHKKSHGGGGESLYPVLADASGEAVGDKHSRLGWCYGDLGIAVALLGAGKRLQRADYNEAALTILHDIARHRDTRNGAVHDACICHGSAGIAHILQQAAIATGDPVLEKAAEKWLQTTLSMNTWKDGPAGYKFYHHPDYHNSYNVLEGIAGVGLSVLGFLQPDITPGWNNSLLIP; encoded by the coding sequence ATGGATTACATGGATTACAAAGACGACATGACTGCCGTGCTGGAAAATATCAGCAGGGAACTGGATGACTTTACTGCCAACGACAACAATGCCGGGCTTTTGGGAGGATATACCGGCTGTGCTTTATTTTATGCCTATTATTATCAGCATACCTCCCGCGATGAGCATCTGGAAAAGGCTTTGTTTGTTGTACAAAAAAGTATAGAGGCTTTATCGGAACTGCCGCTGAACGGATCTTTCTGTGGTGGCGTGGCCGGTGTGGCCTGGTGTATTCAGCATCTGGCACAGATGGGATATATAGAAGACGATGAGGTGGAGGATGCTTTCGGGGAAATAGACCTGATGGTAGCTGCTTTTATGGAAGAATCTTTGTCCGCTGGCAAAAACGATTTTCTACACGAAGGCGTGGGTACGGCATTGTATTTTCTGGAGCGGCCGGCTGCGGTGGCCACGCCGGTGCTGGAACGCCTGGTGGATTATCTCGAGCAATCGGCGCACCGGTTCCCGACAGGCATCACCTGGAAAGACGTTTTCTCTTCACAGAGTGAACAGTACCAGCACCGCGATCTGTACAACCTGGGCCTCGCCCATGGAGTGCCCGCTATTATCGCTATACTCGGACGGCTATACGAAAAAGGCATTGCCCGTGAGAAAGTGCGCCGTTTGATGGAAGGAAGCATCAGCTGGCTGATGTCCCACAAAAAAAGCCATGGTGGGGGAGGGGAATCACTCTACCCGGTATTGGCAGATGCCTCCGGTGAAGCGGTGGGCGATAAACACAGCCGCCTTGGGTGGTGTTATGGTGACCTCGGCATTGCTGTTGCTCTATTGGGGGCCGGAAAACGCCTGCAACGGGCAGATTACAACGAAGCTGCGCTGACCATCCTGCATGATATCGCCCGGCATCGGGATACCCGGAACGGCGCCGTGCATGATGCCTGCATCTGTCACGGCAGCGCGGGCATTGCACATATACTGCAACAGGCCGCTATCGCCACCGGAGATCCCGTCCTGGAAAAAGCCGCTGAAAAGTGGTTGCAAACAACACTCAGTATGAACACCTGGAAGGATGGGCCTGCCGGGTATAAGTTTTATCATCATCCCGATTACCATAACAGTTACAACGTACTCGAAGGTATTGCCGGCGTGGGATTGTCTGTATTAGGCTTTCTCCAGCCGGACATAACACCCGGATGGAATAACAGCCTGCTGATCCCGTAA
- a CDS encoding response regulator: MIRLYFVDDHPLILEGLRALLSYEKDIELTGETRTGESCLNFLLHHQTDVVLLDTMLPDIAGAELCHLIKKNHPDTMVLGLSYHKDGRGIQDMMDSGASGCLMKNADKEELLKAIHDVYSGHTYLSAVLAAELETTAGAARTRELHITKREKEVLWLIANGHTNHEIAEKLFISSDTVDSHRRNLLGKLKARNTAMLIKCAIDHKLLTTF, encoded by the coding sequence ATGATCAGATTATATTTTGTGGATGATCATCCATTGATATTAGAGGGACTTCGCGCTTTACTCAGTTATGAAAAGGATATAGAACTGACAGGGGAAACAAGAACAGGGGAGTCTTGCCTCAATTTCCTGCTGCACCACCAGACAGACGTGGTATTACTCGACACCATGCTGCCCGACATTGCCGGGGCGGAATTATGCCACCTGATCAAAAAGAACCATCCTGATACGATGGTGCTCGGACTGAGCTATCATAAAGACGGCCGCGGCATCCAGGATATGATGGACAGCGGCGCGAGCGGCTGCCTGATGAAAAATGCCGATAAAGAGGAGCTGCTAAAAGCCATTCACGATGTCTATAGCGGTCATACCTACCTCTCCGCCGTACTGGCCGCCGAACTGGAAACCACTGCCGGCGCTGCCCGTACCCGGGAACTACATATCACCAAAAGGGAAAAAGAAGTGCTGTGGCTCATCGCCAACGGGCATACGAACCATGAAATAGCGGAAAAACTGTTTATCAGCAGCGATACGGTAGACAGCCATCGCCGCAACCTGCTGGGCAAACTGAAGGCCCGCAATACCGCTATGCTCATTAAATGCGCGATCGACCATAAGCTCCTGACAACTTTTTGA
- a CDS encoding class I lanthipeptide, translating to MRKTFEKKLALNKIKVAKLNASQAGNNDIKAPTYTGCSLMAKCTPPSTKSC from the coding sequence ATGAGAAAAACATTTGAAAAAAAGCTGGCGCTCAACAAGATTAAAGTAGCAAAACTGAATGCTTCCCAAGCGGGTAATAACGATATCAAAGCGCCTACTTACACAGGATGCAGCCTGATGGCCAAATGTACTCCTCCGTCAACTAAAAGTTGTTAA
- a CDS encoding alpha-L-fucosidase, whose amino-acid sequence MKKKMITGILTAACCTFLLQAIAQVQLPKKDTIALQHGAHRTGNRTDADMARWRSLRFGQFIHWGLYAIPGGEWNGKTYNGAAEWIRSWKEMPHEEYDKLYRQFNPVNFNPQQWAAQAKSMGAKYMIITTKHHDGFCLWPSKYSKYTIAATPWKKDLLGPMIDAYNKAGIDVHLYFSIIDWNHPDYRASLKNAADSAAGKRFQLFVKNQLAELLQRYPTIKGFWFDGTWDDSWKNDGAFSDELEQYLQSLHPGLVMGSRLRADEKGARHFDSNGRLMGDYEQGWERKLPATIEDVHGNDWEAVMTVPENQWGYHAKWTGHVKTVNEILEMLVKSVSLNGNFVLNFGPKADGTFRTEEQQLAAGIGQWMKVNGEAVYNGTYAGFEKQDWGYYIRKAGTDSVYMVVFNIPVSGSLRVKLPARTELTGASMLLGNTTLTPEWIGRNEYFLHLPGKTTDSPVVILLKTVTGENKDKGNFEKAKT is encoded by the coding sequence ATGAAGAAGAAAATGATTACCGGCATACTGACGGCCGCCTGCTGCACTTTCCTGCTACAGGCCATCGCGCAGGTCCAGCTGCCGAAGAAAGATACCATTGCGCTGCAACATGGCGCGCATCGCACCGGCAACCGTACCGATGCTGACATGGCCCGCTGGCGGTCGCTCCGCTTTGGGCAGTTTATTCACTGGGGGCTGTACGCTATCCCGGGAGGAGAATGGAACGGTAAGACCTACAACGGCGCCGCCGAATGGATACGCTCCTGGAAAGAGATGCCGCATGAGGAATATGATAAATTATACCGTCAGTTCAACCCGGTGAATTTTAATCCGCAGCAGTGGGCCGCACAGGCCAAAAGCATGGGCGCCAAATACATGATCATCACCACGAAGCACCATGATGGTTTTTGTCTATGGCCCAGCAAGTATTCCAAATACACCATCGCTGCCACGCCCTGGAAAAAGGACCTGCTGGGACCGATGATCGACGCGTATAACAAGGCAGGCATTGATGTACACCTATATTTTTCCATCATCGACTGGAACCATCCGGACTATCGCGCTTCGCTGAAGAATGCCGCCGATTCTGCTGCCGGTAAGCGTTTTCAGCTGTTCGTTAAAAACCAGCTGGCGGAACTGTTGCAGCGGTATCCTACCATCAAAGGCTTTTGGTTTGACGGTACCTGGGACGATTCGTGGAAAAACGATGGCGCTTTCAGCGATGAGCTGGAACAGTACCTGCAATCGCTGCATCCCGGGTTGGTGATGGGCAGCCGCCTGCGCGCCGATGAAAAAGGCGCCCGCCATTTTGATTCAAACGGCCGCCTGATGGGCGACTACGAACAGGGATGGGAAAGAAAACTGCCGGCTACCATCGAAGATGTGCATGGTAACGACTGGGAAGCAGTGATGACGGTACCGGAAAACCAATGGGGCTATCACGCCAAATGGACGGGCCATGTGAAAACCGTCAATGAAATACTGGAGATGCTGGTGAAGAGCGTGTCGCTTAACGGCAATTTTGTGCTCAACTTCGGCCCTAAAGCAGACGGCACTTTCCGTACCGAGGAGCAGCAGCTGGCCGCCGGTATCGGGCAGTGGATGAAAGTAAACGGAGAGGCCGTTTACAACGGCACTTACGCTGGTTTTGAGAAACAGGACTGGGGATATTATATCCGTAAGGCAGGAACAGACAGCGTATACATGGTAGTATTTAATATACCCGTTTCCGGTAGTCTGCGGGTGAAACTGCCGGCACGCACCGAACTCACAGGAGCGTCTATGCTGCTGGGCAATACCACGCTTACACCGGAGTGGATTGGCCGGAACGAATATTTCCTGCATCTTCCCGGCAAAACAACAGATTCGCCGGTGGTCATCTTACTGAAAACAGTTACAGGAGAGAATAAAGACAAGGGCAATTTTGAGAAAGCCAAAACCTAG
- a CDS encoding S1C family serine protease, translating to MENALNFLTYHPVNDAGLLDAYSQTVTGVVGTVAESVVHIEVQRPVNDRRHPERKTQGGSGSGFIISSDGFIITNNHVIEKAESIRVSFVDGRKVNAEIKGADPSTDIAVLKIDETGLKALSFADSAALQVGQIAIAIGNPMGLQYTVTAGVVSALGRTLRASNGRLIDNVIQTDAALNPGNSGGPLVNSLGQIIGVNTAMIPAAQGLCFAISSNLAAQIAGQLILHGRVRRALLGIAAQPVKLTARMIAANKLTTQSGVYIVETVPDGNYDNSQLHAGDIIVAFDNVPVASVDDMHQLLTEKQIGRKVPLDVLRGGHKVTITVTPGPNDI from the coding sequence ATGGAAAATGCACTCAATTTCTTAACATATCATCCGGTAAACGATGCCGGTTTACTGGATGCATATTCTCAAACGGTTACCGGTGTAGTAGGCACGGTCGCCGAATCCGTTGTACATATTGAAGTACAGCGCCCTGTTAACGACAGGCGCCATCCGGAAAGAAAAACGCAGGGCGGCTCGGGATCGGGCTTCATCATTTCTTCTGACGGCTTTATTATCACCAATAACCACGTGATAGAAAAGGCAGAAAGCATCCGCGTTTCTTTCGTTGACGGCAGGAAAGTCAATGCAGAAATAAAGGGCGCCGATCCCTCTACGGATATCGCCGTGCTCAAGATCGATGAAACCGGGCTGAAAGCATTGTCTTTCGCGGATTCAGCTGCGTTACAGGTAGGCCAGATCGCTATCGCCATCGGTAATCCCATGGGCCTGCAATACACCGTTACCGCCGGCGTGGTGAGTGCGTTGGGCCGCACGCTCCGCGCCAGCAACGGCAGGCTTATCGACAACGTCATTCAAACCGATGCGGCACTCAACCCGGGCAACAGCGGCGGACCGCTGGTCAACTCCCTCGGACAGATCATCGGTGTTAACACCGCCATGATCCCTGCGGCACAGGGACTGTGTTTCGCTATCTCCTCCAACCTCGCAGCACAGATAGCCGGCCAGCTTATCCTGCATGGAAGAGTAAGACGCGCCCTGCTCGGCATCGCCGCCCAGCCGGTGAAACTTACGGCCCGTATGATCGCGGCCAATAAACTCACCACGCAAAGCGGCGTTTATATCGTTGAAACAGTCCCCGACGGCAACTATGACAACAGCCAGCTTCACGCCGGCGATATCATCGTGGCCTTCGATAATGTTCCCGTGGCCAGCGTTGATGATATGCACCAGCTGCTCACCGAAAAACAAATCGGCCGTAAAGTACCGCTGGACGTGCTCCGCGGAGGACATAAGGTAACGATTACGGTTACACCGGGACCTAATGACATTTAG
- a CDS encoding 4'-phosphopantetheinyl transferase family protein, translating into MAVSIYYSVFDTPLPEHRFERLLAVLPEQARRKVLRFHRWEDAHASLLGKHLLLHAFSQAGRQPDLEEVLYTSAGRPYWSDGPDFNISHSGNMVVCAVDTGGRVGIDIEQNGGIDFSDFREQFAENEWRQVVTAPDPVWQFYRYWTMKEAVAKANGIGIVELPAIHILSDSAVELQGFTWTLTPLTLQESYAGHLATETTPAFISIEKITF; encoded by the coding sequence ATGGCTGTCTCGATTTATTATTCCGTTTTTGACACACCGCTGCCAGAGCATCGTTTTGAGCGGTTGCTGGCCGTATTGCCGGAACAGGCACGGCGCAAGGTGCTGCGTTTTCATCGCTGGGAGGACGCGCATGCCTCTCTTTTAGGCAAACACCTGCTGTTGCATGCATTCTCCCAGGCAGGCCGGCAGCCGGACCTGGAGGAGGTGCTGTATACATCGGCCGGCAGGCCGTACTGGAGCGACGGGCCGGATTTCAATATCTCCCATTCCGGTAATATGGTGGTATGCGCGGTGGATACCGGCGGGCGGGTAGGCATCGATATAGAACAAAACGGGGGGATCGATTTCAGTGATTTCCGGGAACAGTTTGCGGAAAACGAGTGGCGGCAGGTAGTGACTGCGCCCGATCCGGTTTGGCAGTTTTACCGGTACTGGACCATGAAGGAAGCGGTGGCCAAAGCCAATGGGATAGGCATTGTGGAGCTGCCTGCCATACATATTCTCTCCGACAGTGCGGTGGAGTTGCAGGGCTTCACCTGGACGCTGACGCCACTGACCCTGCAGGAGAGCTATGCCGGCCATCTGGCAACAGAAACAACCCCTGCATTTATTTCCATTGAAAAAATTACTTTCTGA